The region CACAAACAGCATTATATGTAAACAGTCCTGGTATTATTGCTTTGTAAGTTTGTATCTGGTTGTAAGCGGATTCTATTGTTGCGCTTTCATCTGCAGGATTTTTTAACTCGATAACAACTAAAGGAATACCATTAACAAAAAGTAAAATATCCGGACGTTTGTTCTGGTTGTTTTCAACGATTGTGTATTGGTTAACAACAAGAAACTGATTGTTTTCAATATTTTCAAAATCTATTAATGCAATTTCGTAGCTTCTCTCGTAGCCATTCTGCTGATAAGGTATTTTTACTTTCTCAATTAGCTCTTTATGAAATGTTTCGTTGTTGTGAAGAATGTCCGTTGAATAAATGCGTAGTATTTTTTGTATTGCCTGTTCCTGTGCTTCTTTTGGAATGTGGGAATTGATTACTGAAACTGCTTTGCGTAAACGATCTGTTAAAATTATCTGTTCGTAGTTCTCGCGTTCGGCTTTTTCTCCTTCCGGTGAAATTACCGAGCCGTGAATATATTCCCAGCCGAGTGATTGAAGCTGTTCAATTGCTGCTTGTTCTACTTTATCTTCGGTGATGGGTTTCATATTAATTGTCAGAATCAGAATTCACTGAATTTTAGAATTTTCAGAATTTTTATCTGAATATTTTGGATTAAATATCAATTTGTACTGTAAACTTTGTGAACCGAAATTAATCAACAATCCTAATGGAAAATCATAAGCTACTACATAATTCTTTGCTTGTGCAATATGAACATCCTCAAGATTTACTAATGCTTTTAATTCAATAATAACTTTATTTTCAGCTACAAAATCTGCTCGTCTTGTTCCAACCTCTATTCCTTCATAATATATCTTTTGTTCTTGTTCTCTTGCAAATTCAATATTAGCTCTTTCAAGTTCGATTGCCAAACATCTTTGATAAATTACTTCCTGAAAACCTGGTCCCAAAGTATTATGAACCTTCATTGAGCAGCCAATTATTTTATATGTTAGATCATCTTTTTCCATTAAAATATCCTGTTAATCCTTTAATCCTGCAAATTCTGATTCAGACATTTTTCACTCTTATTTCTCCACTCATCAACTTGGGTAATAGTGTATCCCGTAGTTGTGTGAGTGTGCGGATTTGGTTTTGATTAAATTCTATTTTATTAAGTATTGATTCAAATTCATTTTTATAAATTTCTAATTTATCTCTTGGTGGAACTTTGAATGAAATACTTTTAAGACCAACTATTGTAAGAGCTTCTTGTGTACTTCCAATAGTTATTGATGCGAGTTGTTCTTTTCCAATTATTGAATTTAACCAGAGATATATTATTGAGCTTGGGAGTAATTTGAAATCTTTAAACCAAGTTAAGTTCCCATCTTTGAAATAAAATTTGTCATCCTTTCTTACTCTGTATGTGACACCCAGAGTACCAACCGAAGTCATTAATATATCGCCTTCTCGTGGAGCTCCAAATTTTTCTTGTATTTCATTAAACCTTTCTTCCGAAATGAATAATTCGCTATCTGTACTTCCTGCATTATGCAATTCAATAATTTCCTTGCTTCTATAAAATGGTACACCAAAAGAAACATATTCAGAATAGTAAATTCGTTTACTTGAAGTAATAGTAAGTATTTCTCCGAGT is a window of Ignavibacterium sp. DNA encoding:
- a CDS encoding GxxExxY protein, with translation MEKDDLTYKIIGCSMKVHNTLGPGFQEVIYQRCLAIELERANIEFAREQEQKIYYEGIEVGTRRADFVAENKVIIELKALVNLEDVHIAQAKNYVVAYDFPLGLLINFGSQSLQYKLIFNPKYSDKNSENSKIQ